The window GTTGTTTATACTCCGTTTGATAATCCAATAATTTGattacttttaatttgttttagttgCACAATGCACAGTTATGGCGGTCATTAATAATCCTTACacagtaattttttattgttaccATTGAAGAAATTAGgctttttcaaacatttttgttgcaaCCACCTTTCAATTGAAATTTCAGTGCAGCTGGCTGAAATTTTATGTGATCTTTCCATCGggtataaataaataaaagtgtaaTATATTCCATACAAGCAAAAATGTTGCATAACcacttatttcaataaaattgcaGTGTAATTGATTTGCTTTTTACGCGAATCTTTCAATCTTGATAATGCAAGATAAAGGACATTTGTTATATTCTTAAAAAAAATAGACAACTGGTATTATGGGTTAGTGCAAAAGTtgttagatttttttgttcttatcCTGATCATAGAAAGATTCAATCAGTAAAAATTTCGTGGTAAATTCTAATGTCAAGTAATTCATACCAAGGGAGCAGTGggtatttaacattttttgttgagTTATGTACTTGAGCTTTTTATCTGTTATGCATTTAGTTAAAAAAAGTTACTCAAAATGGTTTAATTCTTACACGATAAAGTCAATGGACgaaatgaaaaattaacaactgCCTCACGAAGTTAAGGATAAGAAGCTTTTCTGCAGCTCTGAAATTAAGCTTTGGAATTCTATTTTCTTTGAGGTGGGAACCTCTTCTAGAAAAGTAGCAGCACTACTACCATGGCTATACAATGAAAACctatcaaacttttttgctacTAGCCCTACTTTCGTCTTACTGGTTTCGGTTGTGGCAAAGCGGATGatgcaaatgtttgtttaaaataatttaatgctACTTCATTGGAGTTTGATTGAGTGCAGGTTTTATAAGTTCCTTAAAACTCTTTAAGGCATAAATTATAACTATTCATCTATCTTAGGAACAATAGAATTGCTGAAATTGGAGTTGTATAACTTGTATTAATGGAAGTAATTGCCATTCACACCATCTCGTTATTATGTTGTTAATGATATGTCATAGAAAAGCTTCTGTGCTATATAAGTTGCCCTAATACATTAAATGGTCCCAGTCTCACTCTTACCAGTAGGATATATAACAACTGGCAATTAATTTCTGACTGACACCCACTATTAGGTATTTGCAGTTGCAACTATTATCATCTGGACAGTGAGAGTTATCTTCATTGATGCCCTGTATGTGAAAAAGCTAattaatataattgataaaagTAGTTATATGCCATTGTGTCCACAAGTCTTTTTGGTTTGCTTGGACATTTTGTGCAAATTCATGTTACTATGCTGTCCATTGAGTGACCTCAATATGAATACACAAATACACAGTCACATTGTGAGGTATCCCTGATTTCTTAAGCCAACCAAGAAATTTTCATGGCATGCACTTGATATACAAACCGTCCTTTAATCATATCAATATCTGCATAGGATGTATTGTTTTTCAACCATTGCTTGCAATGTCTACCTTTTCTGAATAAAGTTGAAAATAGTAGTATAGTGAAAACCCTATTAGTAGAAATTATACACTATGCAGTAAGAACTCACTTATTTTTGCCTCAAGTAATAGCAATGTTTACGTTTTTCTTTCTGTTGCAGCCAAGCTGACTCGTCGGATAAGGATATGAGACTAACTTTGATGGAGGAAGTTCTTTTGCTTGGGTTAAAAGATCGGGAAGGTTATACTTCGTTTTGGAATGACTGCATTTCTTCAGGTCTGCGAGGCTGCATTCTTGTTGAGTTAACGTTGAGAGGTCGCATTCAATTAGAGAAACAACCGGCTCGCCGCAAATCTCTTCTTCTACGAAAGGTGCATCTTATTTATATAATTCTTTGAGTCTTTGAATTATTTTAGATGCACGTGGGTAAGGCTGATTGCCAACatttgatatatatatatgtattttGCGAATTTACTGCATAATCTgtgattttgtgtttgttcATGTTACTGAATTCTTAGATTTCTCATTTACTTGTAGTGAGATAAGTCAGCCTTAAACTTATTATTTAGTACAGTAGAAGCTGTTCAACATAATTTCGGATAGTGTGACCACCTGGCTGCCTTTTGTGATCATTTTAATATGGCCCTAATTTCTTCGTTCGACAAGACCTTACTTAGATATATATTAACCACCTTTTCTATTTCTCCCACATTTTCTTCTTAAAcaaattgcattgtttaacTTGGGGTTATTGACTTATCATGTACTAACAGATtgaaatactatttttggaggtTTTAAAATGTTCCAAACTTGTGGCACATTTGTACTTTTTTGTCTACGTTACCCAGCTGCCAATCACAAAAAGTGATTAAAATATGTTAATTTTGTATTGCATGTTACAGCTTGTCATAGTTTAAACATTTATATGATAGGTTCGCTGTAAGAATGAGGCACCTACTGGAGATGTTTTGCTCGACGAGGCTCTAAATCATATTCGTCGCATTGGTACAGATGAAAGTGTCCAGGTAAAGACATCTTTGGTTTGGTTGTACTGCTGTAGCATCTTAATAACAATATCAGTGAAGGGTCAATCCGCATCAGAGCAAccaaaaattaagttttaaccccaagttttatattttgctgaaaataagCTTAAAGAAAGAGAATTTGATACTGaacaaattgaattttttatcaCAATCGGAAAAGTGATAGCAGAGTTAGAGcatttttacaagttttaacaacttttgcTCTATCACTATCAGACAATAATTTTGCAATGATTTGCTGCTGTTTCACTGACTTTGCTTAGGAGAGGAGATCAACCGTAAAACCAAGCTCTATGTTTAGCTTAAGCTGTGACAACAGGACAATGAGCAGAAGCCCAAAGCATTTAAACACATTCAAAGTAGAAGAAACAATATTCATGCTTTTAATGAATCGTTTATTgattaatcaattaaaaaaattctgttgAACACTGAACATACGAAAAACAACATGtatttgaataattttcttaGTTTCTGTTGTGTCCTTCTTACACGAACAAGctaatattacttataaaactaatctAAATAAATTCTATCTAAAAAAAGCCTTTATAATGATAccttgcttgaaaaaaataaactactgTATCTGTATAAACTTAAGTTATTTGAAGTTCTGTTATGCTTGACTGATTGTGAAAAGTTGATGTTGTTTTGCTGCCATATGTAATCTTAGATCCCGGAAAGTAATGgacaaaagtttaattttaggTGAAGATTAACCGATATAAGCTCGTCAAAGACCTTGGTTCCAACTTCCAGGTCATATCTGCCTCACCATTAGCAAAGTTGTGCCTGTTTTAATGCAACTTGCGTCAAAACATCACTGCGTGTCATAGTTGAACGAGTACAAACAGTgctgttttgaaaaacactTTACTCTGTAATTGTTTGTCCGATGTAGACGTAACAACTCAAAAATAGATATTCTTTAAAGCGTAATTTCAAGAAATCTGAGACTCTTAGAGTTAAGAGGCCTTGTTGATTTGACAAAGAATGGCTCAAAACGTTTAGCACAAATCCTTCAGACAGCCTACATTTAAAGATTTAAGCTTGTAACTTGCTAGCATGCTTTTGAGGTTTATGCAGACTGTATATTGGTTTTGCACTAGAATTGAAACACTGTGCTCTGTTATCATTATGTGCTACATGTCACAGTGTAGCTTTTGTCTTGATAATTATGTCTTTAGTTAAATCATGAAATAATACATTCTGCCTGTCTGTGAATTCGCAAACATCAGGCAAGACCCCCTATGACGCTATATTGCTATTTACAACCACTATTTCATCAAATCACAGTAGGGGACGACAGTAGCACTTGTTATTTCCTTCTGCTGCAGCCATTTAGGCCTACCCTTAGCCTCGCCTACGGCCCACAGTAGATTATAAAGTATTgcaacattttaagaaccatACTAACTGCTTTTATCTTGGTTTAGTTGGTTTATTTGTTCACGTTACACTTGTTACACTTACAGGCTTGTGACAGCCTtggcttgtttttttttcaagttttataaGCAAGAGTTGTTATGAGAGGTAACCATGGCAACAAAGGTTACCTAGTTGCCTATACTTTCACCAGCACAGTGGACTGCATGGTGTGCTGTTACATATTGCACCATACCATTGGGACTCAATTTGATGAGTCGACACTGCTATGCATTTCTTCAAACCTGGAACAtgtatttatttctatttattgtCAAACCGAGTAGGTTGAGTGCTTGATACAATCAACAgctttgttttcaaacaataCTGACGATTCTTCCCTGTCATACACAATATAAAGCATTGGTTGTTATCAGCATTGTCGGAAGAGAGGGTTGTAGTTGAATAACTTATTTTCCAGAGAAGTACAATCAAATATAACCTAGAGTGTTCAACTGTTGCAGCACAATGAATAAACATTGTAACAAGTCATcattagggcaaccagttttttgacctaaaaagtttaaattttgaccttaaaatttgcaaattttgaccttattttgacctaaaaagtttaaattctgaccttattttgaaaaacgctatactgatagtctctacattGTCTAcggcaactttctaatctaaagctgcatttaaaattgataaaacgcttttctagtgttgactttttttcgtttctgcgtattaagattgacaacttgcagtttcaaatgcaatgcattcacatcgtgacgtcaccagacgcgctgcaaggccttccctctctttgtggctttggttctaagtataatttggggcactggaattgtttgcggtacaagaaaagagaaaagcggaagaataatattataaaattacaagtttaatagattttgacctaaaaagaagacctaaagaaacaatttgaccgtattttgacctaacgtaacattttgactttatttgacctaataacttctataccacacgttgtacaaagctgaaatttgttttgtgcttgtttcatagcattctgagcaggttaaaaaaaattgaccatattgacttttggttgccctagtcaTCATATAATTATGACCTGACCTAGAATGTTAAACTGATGAAACGATATTTCGATAAACTGTAGTATTCCTAAAGACTGACAAAAGGTATAGAGCAGGCAGGGCTGCCCAAAGTGCGGCCCTCAACCATTTTCACAACTAGGCTTGATGTAATTGTGTGGAACGGTTCGCGGCTAGTTCCATCAGGCTTCCCGGTTTAAACTGTAAAACAGCAAGGAAATAAGTAATATTACCAATTTGATAAGTCATTAGCTTAAGCCAAGGCTTTTAATAGGAAATTTTAAGATGtaaaatttgaacaataatTGTTTGCGGTCCCCCAAGGCATAAGAATAATGTGAGGTGGCAAACACACTTAAAATTTTGGGAACTCCTGGAATCCTGGTATAGGATATAGGAAAACTTTCTTCCTGTCCATGGTCgcaaaatgatgaaaaccGACATTGCAACATTACAAATGCCACAGTTGTACTACAGCACTAATAAGTTTGCGAATTCAATGATcttccaaaaaatgacaattttCAGTTGTCGATAGTTATattgattaattttgttttctcttGTTAGGTTTGGATCGATCTTTTGTCTGGTGAAACTTGGAATCCACTTAAACTTCAGTATCAACTCCGAAATGTTAGAGAGAGAATTGCTAAGAATCTTGTAGAAAAAGGAGTTTTAACTACTGGAAAGCAGAACTTTGTGCTGTTTGACATGACTACTCATCCTTTGTGTGACGAGAATATCAAGTCACGACTGGTAAAGCGTGTTCAAGACGCCGTGCTTTCAAAATGGCCCAATGATGTTACGAAAATGGAACCCCGCACTTTAGCTTTGATATACCTAGCCCACGCTAGCGATGTTTTAGAAAATGCCTTTCAACCACTATCAGATGAAGATTATGACATTGCCATGCGTAGGGTGCGATACCTTCTCGACATAGACGTGGATGAGCAAGTATCACAAACTAACACAATGGAACTGCTTTGGGCAGTGATTTCTGTGTACCTGAAGTAAGATACACATTTTTCAATTGCGAGTCagttgtatgtatgtatatttAACTCTTGTTCCATATGCTACGTTGATACTTACATATATCTAAGCAAGTTGCGTCAACTGTCGTGTGGCCAGATAACTGACCGATATTACACGGATCGGTGATTTTAGATATTATACCTTTGGTCAGTTTTACTTTGCTCAAATGATAGATATTCCCTCCAGCCTTTCTATTCAGCAATGCAATAACAACTACATATAAACCTGTTACAAGCAGCACTGTAGCGGTAAACAGCCTTAGTGCTCAACATTCCCACGTTGAAGTGTGATATGTTCTTATGAAATATCTTGATTGATCTGTGTTGTAAATAGTCACCGTTTCTATTGCTTTACACTTACAGCTGTAGATCTGGCTTACTGCTTCATGTAATGTGCACAACAGTTTGTGAAAGCTTAAGTGTGCACATTTAGAATATACCTGTCTTTCTCTGTAAGatgttaaaacatttcaaagtgCTTGTTTAGTGTCCGGCAGTGGTGTTCTAATCAAGGTTTAAATGAtacatattttgtgtttttttggtTTGAAATTGTGTAGTTTACATACATATACTAGATGAGGCAAAGAACAGTTATTTTTAGTACGGACCTTCACATGCTGGTCAGTGCCATTTGGTGtgagaaaaaaaatattgtgacCATTTAGGACATCAATCATATGATATAGTAATAGTATCACACTGTTTCGACACATACTTTAACGACATGCTGATTGTTAACATAACAATATGTGACATAATATTCCCTGCAGATTGTTGCTGTATTTTAAGGGTAACAAAAGCAGTGAGAACTGCTGGAATTGAAGCATAATGTAACAGTACTTGCTTTTGATTTGTTTCAATGCTGTGTGATTTGAGAACCTCATGAAGAGCGACCAACGACGTAATGGATCGTAGGGAATGGTTAACTGCATTTTTGGTAGCtattacatttttatgtaGCGCATTTATCATTAAAgtggaaacaaaataaacagtttgtGTGCAGTGGTCAGCTTGATAATGCTATTGTACGCCACTCCATATTAAGAACTAGCAATGCTGAGAAGTACTAGCAAACAGTTTGCATCTCTCGGTGGCACAGACACGTTTTTCTCAAGATAGCTCTAGTTAGTTGGAATTAAGTGGTgaaacttttttgtcataGCCAACGATAAAGCAAGTCACCAATGATATTGACGAAGCCATGTTTTTCCTTACAGCTCACTTCAGTTGAATTTTATCTAATCCATTTTGTAATCGGATAATTGCAAATTCGTTTGATCATGAAATCTTGTAACTTGCATCTGTCAAGAACGTGACGATAGTTACTTTACTGCTGCTGCGGTCCTTGCCGTGTTATTCGAAGTTACACCAACAGAGCCTGGATAGCAACAATGCATGTACTtgctgttttatttaagtaattaaaaattgttgttgGTAAGTGGCCCATGGGGACCGGTAGCCTTGAATATATTTTGTcgtgttgtttttcttttttagttGCGATGTGTGCAAGTACCCTGCAAATTATTCACATACATTTACAATGCTTTTAACTCAACAACGCAACAAGATCCATCGGAATTTAAACTGAACAATTCAACAATGCAGGTTTTGTAAGCTGTTTCCGTTCTAGTTATATTGTCGATAATAATAGCTTGTGCGGTCTATCGACACCGGCAAATTTACAAAGCATTACGTATGGTTCGTTGAAAATCAGTAACATTGACAACCAAATTTTCTGCTGAAGTGCGTAACATTGCCTGCTTTAAAACGTCGCCTTCTGTAGCAAGGACAATTGCATGTACTGGGCCAACTAGTGTTGAGGTAACAAAATTCACGA of the Clavelina lepadiformis chromosome 7, kaClaLepa1.1, whole genome shotgun sequence genome contains:
- the LOC143465304 gene encoding Golgi phosphoprotein 3-like — encoded protein: MSLYRNSTSGLTQRRTEATIAAASHSKNKSDVENSSDDDHLQADSSDKDMRLTLMEEVLLLGLKDREGYTSFWNDCISSGLRGCILVELTLRGRIQLEKQPARRKSLLLRKVRCKNEAPTGDVLLDEALNHIRRIGTDESVQVWIDLLSGETWNPLKLQYQLRNVRERIAKNLVEKGVLTTGKQNFVLFDMTTHPLCDENIKSRLVKRVQDAVLSKWPNDVTKMEPRTLALIYLAHASDVLENAFQPLSDEDYDIAMRRVRYLLDIDVDEQVSQTNTMELLWAVISVYLK